In Silene latifolia isolate original U9 population chromosome 3, ASM4854445v1, whole genome shotgun sequence, a single window of DNA contains:
- the LOC141645927 gene encoding protein GAMETE EXPRESSED 1-like, with protein sequence MGNRVFVLFVLTFLAFPSDVRSWGGWFSSSRQSTPPPSGANNKADWGSNGLVAEFSVDGMNDPNAVELIENARRKLGGSNPCWFNAYQNLFSSCSEIFAAEEKRSRLAWLLSDCFQRDSGRDSFPKCDSNSKMVNCLRKLKDDEHRTYLEFYLTTNSICHQLQSKAFKVQVENLVNDLKDSALSTEEKLESIELKSDNLIHNSNQIQESITSIDAETRKVGENLKNMVGDMGIVLDQSKELKEQAHGIATSQVDLVQGQGLLRLKMEENLAKVEESYYNLKENIMVLQLKAADVQKEVNKYGQALASKMHNLQGKADEIAGMTGVTVENQRQLLTTQSQALDGLQSLTSFQSEALQESRVTLQQIVGFAHEKHKELREQQEQLLQAHDQLATNSKSMLEAQEAFESKQASMFSAIDKLFALHKAMLLESRLIKAFIVYSLLIFAMFMFTSTKQTYSVRCRLYISLCIAFAIECGILQLTSTEVEQKTRVRSIVKSLLCTYVVLQLLYSFITYRDYEALNHKMLASLIDKVNNMQQWKKEYYCSDEESIDSEVDWPSWLDTELSEDMSINEDPEYLLPAAHDDPPSQNSIVTSVSRKYNLRRRNY encoded by the exons ATGGGAAATCGCGTCTTTGTTCTATTTGTACTCACATTTCTAGCATTTCCATCAGACGTCCGGTCATGGGGTGGTTGGTTCTCTTCCTCGAGACAATCCACCCCACCGCCTTCTGGTGCTAATAATAAGGCCGATTGGGGTTCAAATGGTTTGGTTGCCGAGTTTTCAGTAGATGGCATGAACGATCCAAATGCTGTTGAGTTAATTGAAAATGCGAGGAGGAAATTGGGAGGATCGAATCCATGCTGGTTTAACGCGTATCAGAATTTATTTTCGTCATGCTCAGAGATTTTTGCTGCAGAGGAAAAGAGAAGTAGACTTGCTTGGCTTCTGAGTGATTGTTTTCAAAGGGACTCAGGAAGGGATTCTTTTCCTAAATGTGATTCGAATAGTAAAATGGTCAATTGTCTCCGTAAATTAAAAGATGATGAACATCGGACTTACCTGGAATTCTACCTCACTACCAATTCTATCTGTCATCAGTTACA ATCAAAGGCTTTCAAGGTTCAAGTTGAAAATTTGGTGAACGATTTAAAAGACTCAGCATTGTCGACAGAAGAAAAACTAGAATCCATTGAACTAAAATCTGATAATCTCATTCACAACTCAAATCAAATACAAGAATCAATAACATCAATTGATGCAGAAACCCGAAAAGTGGGGGAAAATTTGAAGAACATGGTAGGGGATATGGGCATTGTTTTGGATCAATCCAAGGAGCTTAAAGAGCAAGCCCATGGTATTGCAACTTCTCAGGTTGATTTGGTTCAAGGACAGGGGTTATTGAGGTTGAAAATGGAGGAAAACTTGGCAAAAGTCGAAGAATCGTATTATAACTTGAAGGAAAACATAATGGTGTTGCAGTTAAAGGCCGCTGATGTACAGAAAGAGGTTAATAAATACGGCCAAGCGTTAGCTTCAAAGATGCATAATCTTCAAGGCAAAGCTGATGAAATTGCAGGAATGACGGGGGTTACTGTGGAGAATCAACGACAACTTCTTACAACCCAATCTCAGGCACTTGACGGTCTTCAATCTCTCACTAGTTTTCAGTCTGAAGCCCTTCAGGAGAGCAG GGTTACGCTTCAGCAGATAGTAGGATTTGCGCACGAGAAACATAAAGAGCTCAGGGAGCAGCAAGAACAGCTGTTACAGGCTCATGATCAGTTGGCTACTAATTCAAAATCAATGTTGGAAGCTCAGGAAGCTTTTGAGTCGAAACAAGCAAGCATGTTCAGTGCAATAGATAAACTGTTTGCATTACACAAAGCGATGTTGCTGGAGTCGAGGCTTATCAAAGCGTTCATCGTATACTCCCTCCTAATATTTGCTATGTTCATGTTTACAAGCACAAAGCAGACCTACTCAGTAAGATGCAGGCTTTATATAA GTTTGTGCATTGCATTTGCAATAGAGTGTGGGATTCTGCAGTTGACAAGTACTGAAGTTGAACAGAAAACTCGGGTCAGATCGATAGTGAAGTCGCTTCTTTGCACTTATGTTGTTCTTCAACTGTTATACTCTTTTATCACATACAG GGATTATGAAGCACTAAACCATAAAATGCTAGCAAGTTTGATTGATAAAGTGAACAATATGCAGCAATGGAAAAAAGAGTATTATTGTTCCGACGAAGAGAGCATAGACAGTGAAGTAGACTGGCCTTCATGGTTGGACACTGAGTTGTCAGAAGATATGAGCATCAATGAAGACCCTGAATACCTTCTTCCAGCTGCTCACGATGATCCACCGTCTCAAAACTCCATTGTCACTAGTGTTTCGAGAAAATATAATCTTAGGCGTCGCAATTATTAA
- the LOC141645925 gene encoding putative germin-like protein 2-1 isoform X2 translates to MAFLKLLLSTIACMAILVSLAYATDPSQLQDFCVATSDPTKAGLDVPANTNNRLGSGVTLVNPMNLAGLNTLGISVARLDFAPYGLISPHTHPRATEVFTVMEGTIYVGFVTSNQANGGNKLFTKVLNKGDVFVFPQGLIHFQLNIGKTPAVAFSGLSSQNPGVVTIPNAVFGSDPLISVDVLSKAFQLDVGLVKYLQSKFSTGS, encoded by the exons ATGGCATTTCTAAAGCTTTTACTTTCAACAATTGCTTGCATGGCTATACTTGTGTCTTTGGCATACGCCACCGATCCGTCCCAGCTACAAGACTTCTGTGTCGCAACAAGTGATCCTACAAAAGCAG GGTTAGACGTTCCGGCCAATACTAACAACAGGCTTGGATCCGGCGTGACTCTAGTAAACCCAATGAACCTCGCTGGACTCAACACCCTTGGCATATCCGTTGCAAGGCTTGACTTTGCACCATACGGGCTCATATCACCCCACACTCACCCTCGCGCCACAGAGGTTTTCACGGTCATGGAGGGTACTATCTACGTGGGTTTCGTCACATCAAACCAGGCCAATGGAGGCAATAAATTATTCACAAAGGTGCTTAACAAGGGTGACGTATTTGTCTTCCCACAAGGCCTTATTCACTTTCAGCTTAACATTGGCAAAACCCCTGCAGTTGCCTTCTCAGGTTTGAGTAGCCAAAACCCCGGTGTGGTCACTATTCCTAACGCGGTCTTTGGTTCTGACCCACTTATTTCTGTTGATGTTCTTTCCAAGGCGTTCCAGCTTGATGTTGGCCTTGTTAAGTACCTTCAGTCCAAGTTCTCCACCGGATCCTAA
- the LOC141645925 gene encoding putative germin-like protein 2-1 isoform X1: protein MAFLKLLLSTIACMAILVSLAYATDPSQLQDFCVATSDPTKAVFVNGLLCKNPNEATPDDFYFKGLDVPANTNNRLGSGVTLVNPMNLAGLNTLGISVARLDFAPYGLISPHTHPRATEVFTVMEGTIYVGFVTSNQANGGNKLFTKVLNKGDVFVFPQGLIHFQLNIGKTPAVAFSGLSSQNPGVVTIPNAVFGSDPLISVDVLSKAFQLDVGLVKYLQSKFSTGS from the exons ATGGCATTTCTAAAGCTTTTACTTTCAACAATTGCTTGCATGGCTATACTTGTGTCTTTGGCATACGCCACCGATCCGTCCCAGCTACAAGACTTCTGTGTCGCAACAAGTGATCCTACAAAAGCAG TGTTTGTAAATGGGCTCTTATGCAAGAACCCAAACGAAGCAACTCCAGATGATTTTTACTTCAAAGGGTTAGACGTTCCGGCCAATACTAACAACAGGCTTGGATCCGGCGTGACTCTAGTAAACCCAATGAACCTCGCTGGACTCAACACCCTTGGCATATCCGTTGCAAGGCTTGACTTTGCACCATACGGGCTCATATCACCCCACACTCACCCTCGCGCCACAGAGGTTTTCACGGTCATGGAGGGTACTATCTACGTGGGTTTCGTCACATCAAACCAGGCCAATGGAGGCAATAAATTATTCACAAAGGTGCTTAACAAGGGTGACGTATTTGTCTTCCCACAAGGCCTTATTCACTTTCAGCTTAACATTGGCAAAACCCCTGCAGTTGCCTTCTCAGGTTTGAGTAGCCAAAACCCCGGTGTGGTCACTATTCCTAACGCGGTCTTTGGTTCTGACCCACTTATTTCTGTTGATGTTCTTTCCAAGGCGTTCCAGCTTGATGTTGGCCTTGTTAAGTACCTTCAGTCCAAGTTCTCCACCGGATCCTAA